A stretch of the Sulfurimonas sp. HSL-1656 genome encodes the following:
- a CDS encoding nitrogen fixation protein NifQ, whose product MTAIMPPEHVKMYEDVKTLLSAYAVNYYAKTVLAPLVAQKSLLMDHLYEDMGFHSRTEMGAFMKKNFPELAAEKPKDKLWKKYIYDRVNAIAPACATCDDQLTCFKCMVKELTA is encoded by the coding sequence ATGACTGCGATCATGCCGCCTGAACATGTCAAAATGTATGAAGACGTCAAGACACTCCTCTCCGCGTATGCGGTCAACTACTATGCCAAAACCGTCCTCGCCCCGCTGGTCGCGCAGAAGTCGCTGCTGATGGACCACCTGTACGAGGACATGGGCTTCCACAGTCGCACGGAGATGGGGGCGTTCATGAAAAAGAACTTCCCGGAACTGGCGGCGGAGAAACCCAAGGACAAGCTCTGGAAAAAATACATCTACGACCGGGTCAATGCCATCGCGCCGGCCTGCGCCACCTGCGACGATCAGCTCACCTGCTTCAAATGCATGGTCAAAGAGCTGACTGCCTGA
- a CDS encoding nitroreductase family protein, translating to MRELYDATALTPLRVARSGGYIDWSSQPSLFKQYPEFLYRVGFDTHEELAPLGLARCVTFEGSVGGKPYLRLNTPSAGNLHPVELYVQVRGIKGILSGIYHLDALKGELVLIRECGAEGLEHFVGMETRFEGFIFVVSVVPFRSEWKYGHRAWRYCYMDAGHQIGALCAAMDVHGLDTVLLDDVDFPGLNHIMGFKQQEFVCSVMAVGKAGEKPAKLPKAPLMQVAPTDYDESDGVVPGWIVQHHPVGRTLPPRMRSTDATLQRARRSARVFAGKTMRAEAFERIMHTLTRTPEWMNAYAIVLRNDRAPAGLYRGGERIKAGDFAEVAASMLVDQRFVANAEIVMVLSSAQYDADLQMASAAFAHGLSLDAAALGVGYTAIGAFYDKKLQTFLETPEHILYVGVFGLER from the coding sequence ATGCGTGAGCTCTATGACGCGACGGCGCTGACGCCGCTGCGTGTCGCCCGTTCCGGCGGCTACATCGACTGGTCTTCACAGCCCTCCCTTTTCAAGCAGTACCCGGAGTTCCTCTACCGCGTCGGTTTCGATACGCACGAGGAGCTCGCGCCGCTGGGCCTGGCACGCTGTGTCACGTTTGAAGGGAGCGTCGGCGGTAAACCCTACCTGCGCCTCAATACCCCCTCTGCCGGCAATCTCCACCCCGTGGAGCTCTATGTGCAGGTGCGCGGGATCAAGGGGATCCTGAGCGGGATCTACCACCTCGATGCCCTGAAGGGGGAGCTGGTGCTGATCCGCGAATGCGGCGCGGAGGGACTGGAACACTTCGTCGGGATGGAAACACGCTTCGAGGGTTTCATTTTTGTCGTCAGCGTCGTCCCGTTCCGTTCCGAATGGAAGTACGGCCACCGCGCCTGGCGCTACTGCTACATGGATGCCGGCCACCAGATCGGCGCGCTTTGCGCGGCGATGGATGTACACGGGCTTGATACCGTGCTGCTGGACGATGTGGATTTTCCCGGCCTGAACCATATTATGGGCTTCAAGCAGCAGGAGTTCGTCTGTTCGGTCATGGCCGTCGGGAAGGCGGGCGAAAAACCCGCAAAGCTCCCGAAAGCGCCGCTGATGCAGGTGGCGCCGACCGATTACGACGAGAGCGACGGGGTCGTACCGGGCTGGATCGTGCAGCACCACCCCGTCGGCAGGACCCTGCCGCCCCGGATGCGCAGCACCGACGCGACCCTGCAGCGCGCCCGGCGCTCCGCCCGGGTCTTTGCCGGAAAGACGATGCGCGCGGAGGCGTTTGAACGCATTATGCATACGCTCACGCGAACGCCGGAGTGGATGAACGCCTACGCGATCGTGCTCCGGAATGACCGCGCCCCGGCCGGTCTCTACCGCGGCGGCGAACGGATCAAGGCTGGCGACTTCGCCGAGGTGGCGGCCTCGATGCTGGTCGACCAGCGTTTCGTCGCGAACGCCGAGATCGTGATGGTGCTCAGCAGCGCGCAGTACGATGCGGACCTGCAGATGGCCTCGGCCGCCTTTGCACACGGCCTCTCCTTGGACGCCGCCGCCCTGGGCGTCGGCTATACGGCCATAGGGGCTTTTTACGATAAGAAGCTGCAGACCTTTTTGGAGACGCCGGAACACATACTCTACGTCGGCGTCTTCGGTCTGGAACGGTAG
- a CDS encoding ankyrin repeat domain-containing protein, which produces MAENYIAWLLARGFDPSDLESRAFNGNTPLLQAALEGNDMMVERLLEAGVDLYAVNNDFNGVFFNACYADSAAIIARLFAAGADIDDINENGETPLMYAVSASRLNSVKALLSLGADKSIQNMDGYCAIDFAVNRDVLNQLRYA; this is translated from the coding sequence ATGGCAGAGAACTATATTGCGTGGTTGCTGGCACGCGGATTTGACCCCAGTGACCTGGAATCCCGGGCCTTCAACGGCAACACGCCGCTGCTGCAGGCGGCGCTGGAAGGCAACGATATGATGGTCGAGCGCCTGCTGGAAGCGGGGGTGGACCTTTATGCCGTCAACAACGACTTTAACGGTGTTTTTTTCAACGCCTGTTATGCTGACAGTGCCGCGATCATCGCACGCCTTTTCGCTGCCGGCGCGGACATCGACGACATCAACGAGAACGGCGAAACCCCGCTGATGTATGCCGTTTCCGCTTCCCGTCTGAACAGCGTCAAAGCCCTTCTCTCTCTGGGCGCCGACAAGTCTATACAGAACATGGACGGCTACTGCGCCATCGATTTCGCCGTCAACCGGGACGTCCTCAATCAGCTGCGCTATGCGTGA
- a CDS encoding redoxin family protein, whose translation MEITVHGTPTPLIGKQPNVGGEAPAARITKLDGSQNVIGMIAPNTQLLIAIPSLKTEVCSLGAKKFNDLLKTYKKLNAIMITTDDLDFVKDFAEKESIDAADLVVDPDRNFAKKYGLLISEGKLKDRMARAVYVIDRDGVVAYREIVPEIVDEVNYDACIEVVDKLVNEKKTGHGHSHEEWMSV comes from the coding sequence ATGGAAATCACGGTACACGGCACCCCGACACCCCTTATCGGAAAGCAGCCCAATGTGGGCGGAGAAGCCCCTGCAGCACGCATCACGAAGCTTGACGGATCACAGAACGTCATCGGCATGATCGCCCCCAATACCCAGTTGCTCATTGCCATTCCTTCGCTGAAAACGGAAGTCTGTTCCCTCGGCGCCAAAAAATTCAATGATCTGCTCAAAACCTACAAGAAACTCAATGCCATCATGATCACGACGGATGACCTGGATTTCGTCAAAGATTTTGCTGAAAAAGAGTCTATTGACGCTGCGGACCTCGTCGTCGACCCGGACCGCAACTTCGCCAAGAAGTACGGCCTGCTGATTAGCGAGGGCAAGCTCAAAGACCGTATGGCCCGCGCCGTCTACGTCATTGACCGCGACGGCGTCGTCGCCTACCGCGAGATCGTTCCCGAGATCGTCGACGAAGTCAATTACGATGCCTGTATCGAGGTCGTTGACAAACTGGTCAACGAGAAGAAGACGGGGCACGGCCATTCGCACGAAGAGTGGATGAGCGTCTGA
- the nifA gene encoding nif-specific transcriptional activator NifA, with product MTFAYKEIELLYEIAVVLASTTDIKETIEQGMRLLKRHNYLERCALFLLNEEDVLELYASIDLTEQQRLMATYKLGEGATGLAAAGGEPVVIENIHNSIDYLNKMGVVNSKSVSYVAVPVIQDDAVTGVISANLGPDTPLNFDEIVRMLTIVGSLFSGTLAIQQRFIKEKEQLNQLKMYYKEEMLSEHRFENIIGRSTKMRQIFSMLETVAPTDATILVRGETGTGKELIATAVHNLSRRKNGPFIKLNCAAISETLLESELFGHEKGAFTDAKEMRKGRFELADGGTLFLDEIGDITSSLQVKLLRILQEQEFERVGGTKTVKTDVRLVAATNRNLEEMVKKGEFREDLYYRLNVIPLNLPPLRERYEDVKLLIEHYMKKFMKEHNKNMSLSKSAMELLLDYPWPGNIRELQNTMERLVLICPEGEVQPEMLNHVLPFNYQKLYNTAAPEPAAQPTVQSVPPVAPPHVEEAHAAPAESHPVTKATLQELEKESIIQALIENRGIQTKAAAQLGMTPRQIGYKIKKYDIDI from the coding sequence TTGACCTTTGCCTACAAAGAGATCGAACTGCTTTACGAGATTGCCGTTGTCCTGGCCAGCACGACAGATATCAAAGAGACGATCGAACAGGGCATGCGCCTGCTCAAACGTCACAACTATCTCGAACGCTGCGCCCTCTTCCTGCTCAACGAAGAGGATGTTCTGGAGCTCTACGCCTCGATCGACCTCACCGAACAGCAGCGCCTGATGGCGACCTACAAGCTCGGGGAAGGCGCGACGGGCCTTGCCGCTGCCGGCGGCGAACCCGTCGTCATCGAAAATATCCACAACAGTATCGACTACCTTAACAAGATGGGCGTCGTCAACAGCAAATCGGTCTCCTACGTCGCCGTTCCCGTCATCCAGGACGACGCCGTCACCGGGGTCATCTCCGCCAACCTCGGGCCGGACACCCCGCTGAACTTCGACGAGATCGTCCGTATGCTCACGATCGTCGGATCGCTCTTCAGCGGAACGCTTGCCATCCAGCAGCGTTTCATCAAGGAAAAAGAGCAGCTCAACCAGCTCAAAATGTACTATAAAGAGGAGATGCTCAGCGAGCACCGCTTTGAGAACATCATCGGGCGGAGCACGAAAATGCGCCAGATCTTCAGCATGCTCGAAACCGTCGCCCCGACCGACGCGACAATCCTCGTTCGCGGGGAGACGGGTACGGGTAAAGAGCTCATCGCGACGGCGGTGCACAACCTCAGCCGCCGCAAAAACGGTCCCTTTATCAAGCTCAACTGTGCCGCCATCAGCGAAACCCTGCTCGAATCCGAACTTTTCGGTCACGAGAAGGGCGCCTTTACCGATGCCAAAGAGATGCGCAAAGGGCGTTTCGAACTGGCCGACGGCGGTACCCTCTTCCTCGACGAGATCGGTGACATCACCTCGTCGCTCCAGGTCAAACTGCTGCGTATCCTCCAGGAACAGGAGTTCGAACGCGTCGGCGGGACCAAAACGGTCAAGACCGATGTCCGCCTCGTCGCCGCGACGAACCGAAACCTCGAAGAGATGGTCAAAAAAGGGGAGTTCCGCGAGGACCTCTACTACCGCCTCAACGTCATCCCGCTGAACCTCCCGCCGCTGCGCGAGCGCTACGAGGACGTCAAACTGCTGATCGAGCACTACATGAAAAAGTTCATGAAAGAGCACAACAAGAACATGAGCCTCTCCAAATCGGCGATGGAGCTGCTGCTCGATTACCCGTGGCCGGGCAATATCCGGGAACTGCAGAACACGATGGAGCGCCTGGTACTCATCTGCCCCGAGGGCGAAGTCCAGCCGGAGATGCTCAACCATGTCCTGCCGTTCAATTACCAGAAACTCTACAACACGGCCGCCCCCGAGCCGGCAGCGCAGCCTACGGTGCAGTCCGTGCCGCCGGTCGCCCCGCCGCATGTCGAAGAGGCGCATGCCGCCCCTGCGGAATCCCACCCGGTCACCAAGGCGACCCTGCAGGAGCTGGAGAAAGAGTCCATCATCCAGGCGCTGATCGAGAACCGCGGGATCCAGACGAAGGCTGCGGCCCAGCTGGGCATGACCCCGCGCCAGATCGGTTACAAGATCAAAAAGTACGACATCGACATCTAG
- a CDS encoding GyrI-like domain-containing protein, whose product MRKETLQKHTKIANDILYYIYTHIETHIDLEELSRDLKISKFHMHRIFKEMFGQNIYESIKSIRLQKASSLLITNRYSTISEVAAQCGYSSHSSFIKAFRMRFGKSPKRWREGGYKTYSDRLLRRAGIETAKLSEFDGMEPVIEKRPELESYYIRHKGYDSMIKPTWQKLQTWVLDNGLSDYRQIALFHDNPTVTPLEECRYIACIETDEKVRSDRLPKFKIASGIYARFDLQGRHEDFLRFIHWVYHVWLPRSEYETTTKPSYAVYRKNNFLCEDGTFDLSFYISIRY is encoded by the coding sequence ATGAGAAAAGAGACGCTTCAGAAACATACGAAGATCGCCAACGACATCCTCTACTATATCTATACCCATATCGAAACGCATATCGACCTCGAAGAGCTCAGCCGCGACCTCAAAATCAGCAAGTTCCATATGCACCGGATCTTCAAGGAGATGTTCGGCCAGAACATCTATGAAAGCATCAAGTCGATCCGCCTGCAGAAAGCCTCGAGCCTGCTCATCACCAACCGCTATTCGACGATCTCGGAAGTGGCCGCACAGTGCGGCTACAGCTCGCATTCATCGTTTATCAAAGCGTTCAGGATGCGGTTCGGAAAAAGCCCGAAACGGTGGCGGGAAGGGGGGTATAAAACCTATTCGGACCGGCTGCTACGCCGTGCGGGAATAGAAACGGCGAAGCTCTCCGAATTTGACGGTATGGAGCCCGTCATCGAGAAGCGGCCGGAGCTGGAGAGTTACTATATCCGTCACAAAGGGTATGACAGCATGATCAAGCCGACGTGGCAGAAACTGCAGACCTGGGTCCTGGACAACGGCCTGTCGGACTACCGGCAGATCGCGCTCTTTCACGACAACCCGACGGTGACGCCGCTGGAGGAGTGCCGCTATATCGCCTGTATCGAGACGGACGAGAAGGTGCGCAGCGACCGCCTTCCGAAGTTCAAGATCGCGTCGGGGATCTACGCCCGTTTCGATCTGCAGGGGCGCCATGAGGATTTCCTGCGTTTCATTCACTGGGTCTACCATGTCTGGCTGCCGCGCAGCGAATACGAAACGACGACGAAACCCTCCTACGCCGTCTACCGCAAGAACAACTTCCTCTGTGAAGACGGGACGTTCGATCTCAGCTTCTATATCTCGATTCGTTACTGA
- a CDS encoding acetyl-CoA carboxylase biotin carboxylase subunit: protein MQTITKILVANRGEIALRIIRACKELGITSVAMFSEVDAEGIWVRKADEAYPILGNALQAYLDYDRIISLAKKAGCDAIHPGYGFLSENAEFADACSRAGIIFIGPKAEHIMLFGDKTASKAAMKAIGVPVIEGTQTAITDKKEGAKVAAEIGFPVIIKAAFGGGGRGMRIVRKEKEFDELFDSATNEAKKFFGKGDVFIEKYVENPRHIEVQIIADKYGNVVHLGERDCSIQRRHQKVIEIAPSPRLNDAVRKEIFRISTKAMFRLGYESVGTIEFLVDEADTVYFIEMNTRVQVEHPVTELISGIDIIQRMIEIAAGDKLRFLQEEIIFRGYAIEFRINAEDPQKQFFPSCGKITNYMAPGGPGVRLDTSLYAGYVIPPDYDSMIGKLIIWSLDWEGAVRKARRALDEFYIDGLPTNIPLHKAIVRDRDFIEGRFTTSYLDEKLDKFNLDAINCIKKEEERMEQINRLIGTIKQNNLSIRH from the coding sequence ATGCAAACGATTACCAAGATCCTGGTCGCCAACCGCGGCGAAATCGCCCTGCGCATCATCCGCGCCTGCAAAGAGCTCGGCATCACCAGCGTCGCCATGTTTTCCGAAGTCGACGCCGAGGGGATCTGGGTCCGCAAAGCCGACGAGGCCTACCCCATCCTCGGCAACGCCCTGCAGGCCTACCTGGATTATGACCGCATCATCTCGCTGGCAAAAAAAGCGGGCTGCGACGCCATCCATCCCGGTTACGGTTTTCTCAGTGAAAACGCCGAGTTCGCCGACGCCTGCAGCCGTGCCGGCATCATCTTTATCGGCCCGAAAGCGGAACACATCATGCTCTTCGGCGACAAAACGGCCTCCAAGGCGGCGATGAAAGCGATCGGCGTCCCCGTCATCGAGGGGACCCAGACGGCCATTACCGACAAAAAAGAGGGGGCGAAGGTCGCGGCGGAAATCGGCTTCCCCGTCATCATCAAGGCGGCCTTCGGCGGCGGCGGTCGCGGGATGCGCATTGTGCGCAAGGAGAAGGAGTTCGACGAACTCTTCGACTCCGCGACGAACGAAGCGAAGAAGTTCTTCGGCAAGGGGGATGTCTTCATTGAAAAATACGTCGAGAATCCGCGCCATATCGAGGTGCAGATCATCGCCGACAAGTACGGCAACGTCGTGCACCTCGGCGAGCGCGACTGCTCCATCCAGCGCCGCCACCAGAAAGTGATCGAGATCGCCCCCTCCCCCCGTCTCAACGACGCGGTGCGCAAAGAGATCTTCCGCATCTCCACCAAGGCGATGTTCCGCCTGGGGTACGAGAGCGTGGGGACCATCGAGTTTCTCGTCGACGAAGCGGATACCGTCTACTTTATCGAGATGAACACCCGCGTCCAGGTGGAGCACCCCGTCACGGAGCTCATCTCCGGCATCGACATCATCCAGCGCATGATCGAGATCGCCGCGGGGGACAAGCTCCGCTTCCTGCAAGAAGAGATCATCTTCCGCGGGTACGCCATCGAGTTCCGGATCAACGCCGAAGACCCCCAGAAGCAGTTCTTCCCCTCCTGCGGGAAGATCACGAACTACATGGCGCCCGGCGGCCCCGGCGTCCGCCTCGACACGAGCCTCTACGCGGGCTACGTCATCCCGCCCGATTACGACTCCATGATCGGCAAGCTCATCATCTGGTCGCTGGACTGGGAGGGGGCCGTAAGAAAAGCGCGCCGCGCCCTGGACGAGTTTTACATCGACGGGCTGCCGACGAACATCCCGCTGCACAAGGCGATCGTCCGCGACCGGGACTTCATCGAGGGGCGTTTCACGACTTCTTACCTCGACGAGAAACTCGACAAGTTCAACCTCGACGCGATCAACTGCATCAAAAAAGAGGAAGAACGCATGGAGCAGATCAACCGCCTCATCGGAACGATCAAGCAGAACAACCTCTCCATCCGCCACTGA
- the nifT gene encoding putative nitrogen fixation protein NifT yields the protein MAKVMLRDNGDGQILFYVAKKDMEEIIKELEFDSEEKWGGNVSLTNGDVWYIKPGPKNLPDEVDAKIITRGDD from the coding sequence ATGGCAAAAGTAATGTTAAGAGACAATGGGGACGGACAGATCCTCTTCTACGTGGCAAAGAAGGACATGGAGGAGATCATCAAGGAGCTGGAGTTTGACAGCGAAGAGAAGTGGGGCGGAAACGTCAGCCTGACCAACGGGGACGTCTGGTACATCAAGCCGGGGCCGAAAAACCTCCCCGACGAAGTCGACGCCAAGATCATTACCCGCGGCGACGACTGA
- a CDS encoding FAD-dependent oxidoreductase, giving the protein MLYDVIVVGSGIAGLHAALFAKRAGCHVAVLTKSNPFRSNSAVASGGINAVINVSEYDSVERHVNDTFDGSDGLANLGNIRKMCAQAPEIVHELRDMGVGFDTDDKGEIAQRPFGGASANRTCYIADRTGSAIVQTLLMQCRNEGVHILANHKFLNICSFKEKLSGVTVLRRRDSQVIAFACKSLILAGGGYAGIFRGHSTNAQESSGDVIAAALRAGLRLSNMEFVQFHPTTLATNGSLISEAARGEGAYLVDETGTRFTDELQTRDKLSRAVTEHMREGHTVYLDFRHLGEALIDAKLPSARKMALNGAGIDITTELLPITPSAHYTIGGIWTRDDTSTDMPGVFACGECAVTGVHGANRLGGNSLLEGAYFGRQAGIEAARYARRREFRPIDYRDVDKESRRVELILDGDNLYNINAMRKNLGESLFRDAGVFRNEETLSSALEYSHYLMGRKHGLHCIHKERDNNVELASILEFENALTIAEAMILSALKRKESRGVHYRVDYPERDDRYFNAASYIKLMGRDYLKISFERVVRGGLWHHTKKVLASIKV; this is encoded by the coding sequence ATGCTGTATGATGTGATCGTCGTCGGAAGCGGGATCGCAGGTTTGCATGCAGCACTTTTTGCCAAACGCGCGGGCTGCCACGTCGCGGTCCTCACCAAAAGCAATCCTTTCCGTTCCAACTCGGCCGTAGCCTCGGGCGGGATCAACGCCGTCATCAACGTCAGCGAATACGATTCCGTCGAGCGTCACGTCAACGATACCTTCGACGGTTCGGACGGACTGGCCAATCTCGGCAACATCCGCAAAATGTGTGCCCAGGCCCCCGAGATCGTGCATGAACTCCGGGATATGGGAGTCGGGTTCGATACCGACGACAAAGGGGAGATTGCCCAGCGCCCCTTCGGCGGTGCGAGCGCGAACCGTACCTGTTACATTGCCGACCGGACGGGCTCGGCCATCGTACAGACCCTTCTGATGCAGTGCCGCAATGAAGGCGTGCATATCCTCGCGAACCACAAGTTCCTCAACATCTGCAGTTTCAAGGAGAAGCTCTCCGGTGTGACCGTGCTGCGACGCCGCGATTCGCAGGTGATCGCCTTTGCCTGTAAATCGCTCATCCTGGCCGGCGGCGGGTATGCGGGGATCTTCCGCGGCCACTCCACCAATGCACAGGAGAGCTCCGGCGATGTCATCGCGGCGGCGCTGCGGGCGGGGCTGCGGCTCTCCAACATGGAGTTCGTGCAGTTCCACCCGACGACGCTCGCGACGAACGGCTCGCTCATCAGCGAAGCGGCGCGGGGCGAAGGGGCCTACCTTGTCGACGAGACGGGGACGCGTTTCACCGACGAGCTGCAGACGCGCGACAAGCTTTCGCGCGCCGTTACCGAGCATATGCGCGAGGGCCACACGGTCTACCTGGACTTCCGCCATCTGGGCGAAGCCCTCATCGACGCCAAGCTCCCTTCCGCGCGGAAGATGGCCCTTAACGGTGCGGGCATCGACATCACCACCGAGCTGCTGCCGATCACGCCCTCGGCGCACTACACCATCGGCGGGATCTGGACGCGCGACGACACGTCGACGGACATGCCCGGGGTCTTCGCCTGCGGCGAATGTGCCGTGACCGGCGTACACGGCGCCAACCGCCTCGGCGGAAACTCCCTGCTGGAAGGGGCCTATTTCGGCCGCCAGGCGGGCATCGAAGCGGCGCGCTATGCCCGCCGCCGCGAGTTCCGTCCCATCGACTACCGGGACGTGGACAAGGAGAGCCGTCGTGTCGAGCTGATTCTCGACGGGGACAACCTCTACAACATCAACGCCATGCGCAAGAACCTCGGCGAATCGCTCTTCCGTGACGCCGGGGTGTTCCGAAACGAAGAGACGCTCTCGAGCGCGCTGGAGTACTCGCACTACCTCATGGGCAGAAAGCACGGGCTGCACTGTATCCACAAGGAGCGGGACAACAACGTCGAACTGGCGTCGATCCTCGAGTTCGAGAATGCCCTGACCATTGCCGAGGCGATGATCCTCTCGGCGCTCAAGCGCAAAGAGAGCAGGGGGGTGCACTACCGCGTGGATTATCCCGAGCGCGACGACCGCTATTTCAATGCCGCCTCCTACATCAAACTGATGGGGCGCGACTACCTGAAAATCTCGTTCGAGCGGGTCGTGCGCGGCGGTTTGTGGCACCACACCAAAAAAGTCCTGGCTTCCATCAAAGTCTGA
- a CDS encoding aldo/keto reductase, with protein sequence MATYATKEGTFGYLKQFPKFSRDFYRFNGEAFLSSMGLGTFRKEPYREENYVLNYKDAVKMAVQNGINVIDTAINYRYQMSEREIGEALAELFAEGKATREQLFITSKAGFIPLDFPFPDPYEWIKANMLDAGLASKDDIVVDQHCMNPKFLRWSVETSLKNLGIETLDALFLHNPETQLGYVDYMTLRLRIAEAFKLFEALVAEGKIRHYGIAAWNGFLYEAGHTEYLSLKDIVAIAEEVGGPEHHLRYLEIPFNLAKTHAYTYANQKGPDGRYYTLLQAAYGYGLQCFAASSLLQMNLFKGRFDTRLAELMGTGELTDIISALQFARSGGILSALFGAVDPQHVEDNLLLAYVPQLPQETMNKVVKGEYAV encoded by the coding sequence ATGGCCACGTACGCGACCAAAGAAGGCACATTCGGCTACCTGAAACAGTTCCCGAAATTCAGTCGGGACTTCTACCGCTTCAACGGCGAGGCATTCCTCTCGTCGATGGGGCTCGGGACCTTCCGCAAAGAGCCCTACCGCGAAGAGAACTATGTTCTCAACTATAAAGACGCGGTGAAGATGGCGGTGCAAAACGGCATCAACGTCATCGATACGGCGATCAACTACCGCTACCAGATGAGCGAGCGTGAGATCGGCGAGGCACTTGCCGAGCTTTTTGCAGAGGGCAAAGCAACCCGCGAACAACTGTTTATCACCTCCAAGGCGGGATTCATCCCCCTGGATTTCCCCTTCCCGGACCCTTACGAGTGGATCAAAGCGAATATGCTCGATGCGGGGCTCGCAAGCAAGGACGACATTGTCGTCGACCAGCACTGCATGAATCCGAAATTCCTGCGCTGGAGCGTGGAGACGTCGCTCAAGAACCTGGGCATCGAGACGCTCGACGCACTCTTCCTCCACAACCCGGAGACCCAGCTGGGCTATGTGGATTACATGACGCTCCGCCTGCGTATCGCCGAGGCGTTCAAACTCTTCGAAGCGCTGGTGGCCGAAGGCAAGATCCGCCACTACGGGATCGCGGCATGGAACGGCTTTTTGTACGAGGCAGGGCACACCGAGTATCTCAGCCTCAAGGATATCGTCGCCATCGCCGAAGAGGTCGGGGGGCCGGAACACCACCTGCGCTATCTCGAAATCCCGTTCAACCTCGCCAAAACGCATGCCTATACCTATGCCAACCAGAAGGGACCGGACGGCCGCTATTACACGCTGCTCCAGGCGGCGTACGGCTACGGCCTGCAGTGCTTCGCGGCGTCGTCGCTGCTGCAGATGAACCTCTTCAAGGGCAGGTTCGACACCCGCCTGGCCGAGCTGATGGGTACCGGCGAACTGACCGACATTATCAGCGCACTGCAGTTCGCCCGCTCCGGCGGGATCCTGAGCGCGCTCTTCGGTGCCGTCGACCCGCAGCACGTCGAGGACAACCTGCTGCTGGCCTACGTACCGCAGCTCCCCCAGGAGACGATGAACAAGGTCGTAAAGGGCGAGTATGCTGTATGA
- a CDS encoding iron-sulfur cluster assembly scaffold protein — MARDDLIGGALWEEYSTEVQRRMNDPINMGELTEADAGDDKLVIADFGAESCGDAVRLYWLIDPSTDTIKVSKFKSFGCGTAIASSDMMAELCMGKTVDDALKITNIDVEKALRDDPDVPAVPGQKMHCSVMAYDVIKKAASIYKGVDMESFEDEFIICECARVSQDTILEVIKLNKLKSIEEITDYTKAGGFCKSCIKPGGHEKKDVYLVDLLSQALEELAAEEKSRKIIEAKGDGTFESMGLVQKIKAVESILEEYIRPTLKADGGDVELLDIVANEGKWDVLIKYQGECMSCSMNTTTTLAGIEDMLNFKLKAPIKVIVT; from the coding sequence ATGGCTAGAGATGATTTGATCGGCGGAGCGCTCTGGGAGGAGTACTCAACCGAAGTACAGCGTAGAATGAACGATCCTATCAATATGGGAGAACTCACTGAAGCCGATGCCGGCGATGATAAACTCGTTATCGCCGATTTCGGTGCAGAGAGCTGCGGTGACGCCGTACGCCTTTACTGGCTGATCGATCCGTCAACGGACACGATCAAGGTCAGCAAATTCAAAAGTTTCGGTTGCGGTACGGCGATCGCCAGTTCCGATATGATGGCCGAACTCTGTATGGGTAAGACCGTCGACGATGCGCTGAAAATTACGAACATCGACGTCGAAAAAGCGCTGCGCGACGATCCGGATGTTCCGGCGGTTCCGGGCCAGAAGATGCACTGTTCCGTTATGGCCTACGACGTCATCAAAAAAGCGGCTTCCATCTACAAGGGTGTCGATATGGAGAGCTTCGAGGATGAGTTCATCATCTGTGAATGTGCCCGTGTCTCCCAGGATACGATCCTGGAAGTCATCAAGCTCAACAAGCTCAAATCCATCGAAGAGATCACCGACTACACCAAGGCGGGCGGTTTCTGTAAATCCTGTATCAAACCGGGCGGCCACGAGAAGAAAGACGTCTACCTCGTCGACCTGCTCTCCCAGGCGCTCGAGGAGCTCGCTGCCGAAGAGAAGAGCCGCAAAATCATCGAAGCGAAGGGCGACGGTACCTTCGAATCCATGGGCCTCGTTCAGAAGATCAAAGCGGTCGAGTCCATCCTCGAAGAGTATATCCGCCCGACCCTCAAGGCCGACGGCGGTGACGTCGAACTGCTTGACATCGTTGCGAACGAAGGCAAGTGGGATGTCCTCATCAAGTACCAGGGCGAGTGTATGAGCTGTTCCATGAATACGACGACGACGCTGGCGGGTATCGAGGATATGCTCAACTTCAAACTCAAAGCTCCGATCAAGGTAATCGTTACTTAA